A genomic window from Bdellovibrio sp. SKB1291214 includes:
- a CDS encoding PspC domain-containing protein, which produces MTADLLPTSKYRWVRASDGALAGVCKGLAQAFEIETWILRVIWLVAIFWVGTGVLLYLILWWTLPRVDRLDHALDRKVLGVCGRIAMRYQLEVGVVRTTAVLFLCVTFGAAILVYGLCYFLIPDAPKSVKSP; this is translated from the coding sequence ATGACAGCCGACCTTCTTCCGACTTCTAAATACCGTTGGGTTCGTGCATCCGATGGAGCTTTGGCGGGGGTTTGCAAAGGTCTAGCCCAGGCATTTGAAATCGAAACTTGGATACTGCGCGTCATTTGGCTGGTTGCCATTTTTTGGGTTGGGACCGGGGTGCTCTTATATTTAATCCTATGGTGGACACTGCCGCGCGTCGACAGACTGGACCATGCTCTAGATAGAAAGGTCTTAGGGGTGTGTGGTAGGATAGCGATGAGATACCAGCTCGAGGTCGGAGTGGTTCGCACCACGGCCGTCCTTTTTTTATGCGTCACTTTCGGAGCTGCGATCTTGGTTTACGGGCTTTGCTACTTTCTTATTCCGGACGCCCCTAAATCAGTAAAGTCGCCTTAG
- a CDS encoding DUF2520 domain-containing protein: MATKTNSSISFLLIGSGRVARHFAHYFHLLNINFQTWDRSQDPHALRVKIAAATHVLLAISDSSLQGFYRQHLLGHDDKVVVHFSGAHSFDGMVSAHPLMTFGNELYDLDFYKKIHFTLTGVSTLDEALPGLTNSYSWLPSAQKALYHSYCVMGGNFVTLLIARMLSGFATMKVPTEAAHLYVQKVVENTFANPEAALTGPLVRKDAETVAANLKALENDPAVNIYKAFLETYWPEYPRK, encoded by the coding sequence ATGGCGACGAAGACGAATTCATCTATCTCATTCCTTTTAATTGGCTCTGGCCGTGTCGCCCGCCACTTTGCACACTATTTTCATCTATTAAACATTAATTTTCAGACTTGGGATCGATCTCAAGACCCTCATGCATTGCGCGTTAAAATCGCCGCAGCGACTCATGTCTTGCTGGCGATCAGCGACAGTTCATTGCAGGGATTTTATCGTCAGCACCTTTTGGGCCATGACGATAAAGTAGTTGTGCATTTTTCGGGCGCTCACTCCTTCGATGGTATGGTTTCAGCTCACCCGCTGATGACCTTTGGAAACGAACTTTATGATTTGGATTTTTATAAAAAGATCCACTTCACATTAACGGGCGTCTCCACTCTGGACGAGGCTTTGCCGGGTCTCACAAATTCTTATTCCTGGCTCCCTTCCGCACAGAAAGCGCTTTATCATTCATACTGCGTGATGGGTGGAAATTTTGTGACTTTGTTGATCGCCAGAATGCTTTCCGGCTTTGCAACTATGAAAGTTCCCACAGAAGCAGCTCATCTGTACGTGCAAAAAGTTGTGGAAAATACTTTTGCAAATCCTGAAGCCGCTTTAACGGGTCCCCTTGTTCGCAAAGATGCAGAGACGGTCGCTGCAAATTTGAAAGCCCTGGAAAACGATCCGGCAGTGAATATCTACAAAGCATTTCTTGAAACTTATTGGCCTGAGTACCCTCGAAAGTGA
- a CDS encoding HAD-IG family 5'-nucleotidase yields MPGKVFVNRTLNLKKIRYIGVDMDHTLVRYNSENFERLSHTTMIDKLVKRGYPETLRKLTFDYNFAIRGLVIDRKMGNLLKLNRYTAIRASYHGLKPLDFKTHQKLYKSTYIDLSNTDYLAVDTSFSISLANLIGQIVELKDTDTANKYPEYVQIADDVLDALDEAHRDGSLKDEVKKNLDHYIIKDPGLVANLEKFRRHGKKIFVLTNSDYHYTKLLLDYAVQPFLKEYKSWADLFEFVITFASKPKFFYENQKYLRVNPADGSMTNMEGKLTPGIYQGGNAKKFTADLDLNGDDILYIGDHIYGDILRLKKDCNWRTAMVIEELDSEVEKNRKAEPINQEIETLMRKKEPLEDELTEIMTRKIEKSADFNESQVETLQKSISEIDGQISAHIKKQQALYNANWGQLMRAGNEESYFAYQLDRYACVYMEKLADLLELSPRTYFRAPRRPLAHEIY; encoded by the coding sequence ATGCCAGGAAAAGTATTTGTTAACAGAACCTTGAATCTTAAAAAGATTCGTTACATCGGTGTCGACATGGACCACACGTTGGTTCGCTATAACTCCGAAAACTTCGAAAGACTTTCGCACACGACGATGATCGATAAATTGGTCAAACGTGGCTATCCAGAAACTCTGCGCAAGCTGACGTTTGATTATAACTTCGCGATCCGCGGACTTGTCATCGACCGTAAGATGGGAAATCTTTTGAAATTGAATCGCTACACGGCGATCCGTGCGAGCTATCATGGTTTGAAACCACTTGATTTCAAAACTCACCAAAAACTTTATAAATCGACTTACATCGATCTTTCGAACACAGACTATTTGGCTGTCGATACCTCGTTCTCCATCTCGTTGGCGAACCTGATCGGTCAAATCGTTGAGTTGAAAGACACGGATACAGCGAACAAATATCCAGAATACGTTCAGATTGCTGACGATGTTTTGGATGCTTTGGATGAAGCTCACCGTGATGGTTCTTTGAAAGACGAAGTTAAAAAGAATTTGGATCACTACATCATCAAAGACCCGGGACTGGTTGCGAACCTTGAAAAGTTCCGTCGCCATGGTAAAAAGATCTTCGTTTTGACGAATTCTGATTATCACTACACGAAACTGCTTTTGGACTATGCGGTTCAGCCTTTTCTGAAAGAATACAAATCATGGGCAGACCTTTTTGAGTTCGTGATAACCTTTGCCTCTAAGCCGAAGTTCTTCTACGAAAATCAAAAGTATCTGCGCGTGAACCCAGCTGACGGCTCTATGACTAACATGGAAGGCAAGCTGACTCCGGGCATTTACCAAGGTGGTAATGCTAAGAAGTTTACTGCAGACCTTGATTTGAATGGTGATGATATTCTTTACATCGGCGACCATATCTATGGGGATATCCTTCGTTTGAAAAAGGATTGTAACTGGAGAACAGCGATGGTTATCGAGGAGCTTGATTCTGAAGTTGAAAAAAACAGAAAAGCTGAGCCTATCAATCAAGAAATTGAAACATTGATGCGCAAAAAAGAACCATTGGAAGATGAGTTGACCGAAATCATGACTCGTAAAATTGAAAAGTCTGCCGACTTCAACGAGTCACAAGTCGAAACTCTGCAAAAAAGTATTTCAGAGATCGATGGTCAAATCAGTGCTCATATCAAAAAGCAACAGGCGCTATATAATGCGAACTGGGGTCAATTGATGAGAGCTGGTAACGAAGAAAGTTATTTCGCCTATCAGTTGGATCGTTACGCGTGCGTGTATATGGAAAAGCTGGCGGATCTTTTGGAGCTATCTCCAAGAACTTACTTCCGCGCACCACGTAGACCTCTAGCCCACGAGATTTACTAA
- a CDS encoding trehalase family glycosidase, whose protein sequence is MHTKIIALPIVLLMSWSASAAPLCSQIFTSGISIHTRSSQALMDPVVDRARELNLWDDFKTLADLSLRTLSSSQKEAIAKQTQILRQQQGEKVATKYWIESMYEHRRELLPVQDPTLKSQWTVKSPDHRATFEHIETMWAELTRQTPKDTTSSLIPLPHPLLIPGARFQEGYYWDSYFAFPALLKTGRQDIVKGQVDNFLFLLKNYGLIPNGTRDYYLTRSQPPLISQMVRLVLEHEMAKGELSPSTRQWLAEAYPLIKKDYEQFWMNPQTRYDKRTGLNHFWDSSNTPRPERHSSDKETEIAHTFRDVKAEAESGKDFTEAFEGRASEYGAVSLNSILFQVERDLAWMGRLLNKDSIEVQGFETASVARQKAMDKYMWDQSSQVYRDVHLPTLRKSQVVTADTFMPLHYKIASDAQAKGVMSQLVRLERKGGIMSAEKDTGKQWDAPYGWAPHHFFAISGALKYGYQKEGVRLAGKWVQSVETIYQETGKVIEKIDAVRGGVPHEAGDKYPTQDGFLWTNGVYVWALTNVLKVPIIHTAH, encoded by the coding sequence ATGCATACAAAAATCATAGCCCTACCAATTGTATTATTGATGTCTTGGAGTGCCTCGGCGGCTCCACTTTGTTCGCAAATATTTACCTCTGGTATCTCCATTCATACGAGATCTTCCCAGGCCCTGATGGACCCGGTGGTGGATCGCGCCCGCGAGTTGAATCTGTGGGATGACTTCAAAACACTGGCAGATCTTTCTCTTCGTACCTTGTCTTCATCTCAAAAAGAGGCGATTGCAAAACAAACGCAAATTCTTCGTCAACAACAAGGTGAAAAAGTGGCGACAAAGTACTGGATTGAATCCATGTACGAGCATCGCCGGGAGCTTTTGCCAGTACAAGATCCTACATTGAAAAGTCAATGGACTGTAAAATCCCCAGATCACAGAGCAACCTTTGAACACATCGAAACGATGTGGGCGGAGCTGACTCGTCAAACTCCGAAAGATACCACGTCTTCGTTGATTCCGTTGCCTCACCCGTTGTTAATTCCGGGAGCTCGATTTCAAGAAGGCTATTACTGGGATTCATACTTTGCTTTTCCTGCGCTTTTAAAAACGGGCAGACAAGACATCGTTAAGGGACAAGTTGATAATTTCCTTTTCCTTTTAAAAAACTATGGGCTGATTCCCAATGGGACTCGTGATTACTATTTGACCCGCTCGCAACCGCCGTTGATATCACAAATGGTTCGTTTAGTTTTGGAACATGAAATGGCTAAAGGGGAGCTGTCGCCATCAACTCGTCAATGGTTGGCTGAAGCTTATCCTTTGATCAAAAAAGACTATGAACAGTTCTGGATGAATCCGCAGACTCGTTATGACAAACGCACAGGGCTGAATCATTTTTGGGATAGCAGCAATACCCCAAGACCGGAACGCCATTCTTCGGACAAAGAAACTGAAATCGCGCACACGTTTAGAGACGTGAAAGCCGAAGCTGAAAGTGGCAAGGACTTTACAGAAGCTTTTGAAGGCCGTGCAAGTGAATACGGCGCTGTCTCCTTGAACTCTATCTTGTTTCAGGTTGAGAGAGATTTGGCTTGGATGGGGCGCCTGTTAAATAAAGATTCAATCGAAGTGCAAGGATTCGAAACGGCTTCGGTGGCTCGTCAAAAAGCTATGGACAAGTACATGTGGGATCAGAGCAGTCAGGTCTACCGTGATGTGCATCTTCCGACCTTAAGAAAATCCCAAGTCGTAACGGCAGATACTTTCATGCCACTTCATTATAAAATTGCATCCGATGCGCAGGCAAAAGGAGTCATGAGTCAGTTAGTACGTCTTGAGCGTAAAGGTGGGATCATGTCAGCCGAAAAAGACACGGGCAAGCAATGGGATGCTCCGTACGGATGGGCTCCTCATCACTTCTTTGCCATCAGCGGTGCTTTGAAATACGGATATCAAAAAGAAGGTGTAAGGCTTGCCGGCAAATGGGTTCAATCGGTAGAGACGATTTATCAAGAGACCGGTAAAGTGATTGAAAAAATTGATGCTGTTCGAGGTGGAGTTCCTCACGAGGCCGGAGATAAATATCCGACTCAAGATGGTTTCTTATGGACCAATGGTGTTTATGTTTGGGCTTTAACGAATGTTTTAAAAGTGCCAATCATCCACACGGCTCATTAA
- a CDS encoding rhodanese-like domain-containing protein, with amino-acid sequence MTVKVYEFTSKTENPNFEDVHDIAPAELHQNMSKVKMIDVRQPDEYTGELGHVPGSELLVLDTLPDHLEDLPKDQTIVFICRSGARSARATAFAKMNGFTNVFNMLGGMLHWNELQLPVER; translated from the coding sequence ATGACAGTGAAGGTTTACGAATTCACATCAAAAACTGAGAATCCAAATTTTGAAGATGTTCACGATATTGCTCCCGCTGAACTTCACCAAAACATGTCTAAAGTAAAAATGATCGATGTTCGTCAGCCTGACGAATACACTGGAGAACTTGGCCACGTTCCAGGTTCAGAGTTGTTAGTGCTCGACACTCTTCCGGATCATTTGGAAGACCTACCTAAAGACCAAACAATTGTGTTCATCTGCCGCAGCGGAGCTCGTTCAGCTCGCGCAACTGCTTTTGCGAAGATGAATGGATTTACGAACGTATTTAATATGCTGGGCGGAATGCTTCATTGGAATGAATTGCAACTGCCTGTTGAAAGATAA
- the panB gene encoding 3-methyl-2-oxobutanoate hydroxymethyltransferase: MKSILDFQDKKNKKQKISMITCYDYSFAQIVAESNIDCILIGDSLANTMHGFPTTLPATVEMMALHTAAVARGAGTKKFITADFPFMSNRKGLTAVMNAAEKIMQAGAHALKLEGGDEYTYKIVRHLVDSGVPIMGHLGLTPQSVNQLGGFKVQGRDDKAQAKIREQALRLQEAGAFCIVLECVPSKLAAEITHSLDVPTIGIGAGSDTDGQVLVLQDLLGMNPGFKPKFVKTYFNGFEALKEAFNTYHSEVEGVDFPSEKESYS, translated from the coding sequence ATGAAATCAATTTTAGACTTCCAAGATAAAAAAAATAAAAAGCAGAAGATCTCTATGATCACTTGTTATGATTATTCTTTTGCTCAGATCGTAGCGGAAAGCAATATCGACTGTATTTTGATTGGTGACTCATTGGCAAACACCATGCACGGTTTTCCGACAACTCTGCCTGCGACTGTCGAGATGATGGCTTTACACACGGCAGCTGTGGCTCGTGGCGCAGGAACTAAGAAATTTATAACTGCTGACTTTCCATTTATGTCGAACCGTAAAGGTTTGACGGCCGTGATGAATGCCGCAGAGAAAATCATGCAAGCTGGTGCGCACGCTTTGAAACTTGAGGGTGGCGATGAATACACTTACAAAATCGTTCGCCATTTGGTCGATTCCGGCGTTCCTATCATGGGTCACTTGGGTTTAACTCCCCAATCCGTAAATCAACTGGGCGGTTTTAAAGTCCAAGGCCGTGATGATAAAGCCCAAGCGAAAATTCGCGAGCAAGCTTTACGTCTACAGGAAGCAGGTGCTTTCTGCATAGTGCTTGAGTGCGTGCCTTCTAAATTGGCCGCTGAAATTACCCATTCCTTGGATGTCCCGACGATTGGTATCGGCGCCGGTTCAGATACTGACGGCCAAGTTTTGGTCTTGCAAGACCTGTTAGGTATGAATCCTGGGTTTAAACCTAAATTCGTTAAAACTTATTTCAATGGCTTTGAAGCGCTTAAAGAAGCATTCAACACTTACCACTCTGAAGTGGAAGGAGTTGATTTCCCCTCAGAGAAAGAGAGCTATTCATAA
- a CDS encoding DEAD/DEAH box helicase: MTKTTVELSPEQANALDLLRSGENVFLTGGAGSGKSFLIRQFMRELDPKTMPILASTGAAAVLLGGRTFHSFFGLGIMEGGPDSTYQRASKDTKLMARLRKVEGVIIDEISMIPGQALMIAEALSQKARESNLPWGGMRIIAVGDFAQLPPVTHSGPRDWCFLNPVWNQTGFQSVMLSHNQRVSDNLFLDVLSDVRHGLVTERVRDFLNEHLRDHDHDDPGTRLFPRKADAEEFNQRKLTEINEEEITIDSIYFGSEKHVDILMKSAPVPIKLTLKLGCRVMFLQNDPQKRWVNGTRGVITDIAADEITVKKDGGREVSVDKVSFALQDAEGNVMAQVIQFPLTLAYATTIHKSQGATLDDLWCNLSRLWEPGHAYVALSRLKSSQGLHLIGWNPRSIIVDPKVLEFYRNLETLGS, encoded by the coding sequence ATGACAAAAACCACTGTGGAACTTTCACCTGAACAAGCAAATGCTTTGGATCTTTTAAGGTCCGGGGAAAATGTTTTTCTGACCGGTGGCGCAGGCAGTGGGAAAAGTTTTTTAATTCGTCAGTTTATGCGCGAACTTGACCCGAAGACGATGCCTATTCTGGCAAGCACTGGAGCTGCTGCCGTCTTGTTGGGTGGACGAACTTTTCATAGTTTCTTTGGACTTGGAATTATGGAAGGTGGTCCTGACTCCACTTATCAACGTGCTTCTAAAGATACGAAATTAATGGCACGACTGCGCAAGGTCGAGGGCGTAATTATCGATGAGATTTCAATGATTCCCGGTCAGGCGTTGATGATCGCGGAAGCTCTCTCACAAAAAGCGCGAGAATCAAATTTACCGTGGGGTGGGATGCGCATCATCGCCGTTGGGGATTTTGCTCAGTTGCCACCTGTAACTCACAGTGGTCCCAGAGATTGGTGTTTTTTGAATCCCGTTTGGAACCAAACTGGATTTCAATCTGTGATGCTTTCACACAATCAGCGTGTGTCAGATAATCTATTTTTGGATGTTCTAAGTGATGTTCGCCACGGTCTGGTCACAGAGCGAGTGCGTGATTTTTTGAACGAACATTTACGCGACCACGATCACGATGATCCCGGCACAAGATTATTTCCAAGAAAAGCCGACGCAGAGGAATTCAATCAAAGAAAGCTCACCGAGATTAACGAGGAAGAGATCACTATTGATTCCATTTATTTTGGTTCTGAAAAACACGTCGACATTTTAATGAAGTCGGCTCCCGTTCCAATCAAGCTGACCTTAAAGCTTGGCTGTCGTGTGATGTTTTTGCAAAATGATCCGCAAAAGCGGTGGGTGAATGGGACGCGTGGTGTGATCACTGATATCGCAGCCGATGAAATCACCGTTAAAAAAGATGGTGGTCGGGAAGTCAGCGTCGACAAAGTTTCATTCGCGCTGCAAGATGCAGAAGGCAACGTCATGGCGCAAGTGATTCAGTTTCCGCTGACTCTTGCTTATGCAACGACGATTCATAAAAGTCAGGGCGCTACTCTGGATGATTTGTGGTGTAATTTAAGTCGTCTGTGGGAACCGGGGCATGCTTACGTCGCATTGTCGCGGTTAAAATCTTCACAAGGCTTGCATTTGATCGGGTGGAACCCACGATCCATCATCGTGGACCCCAAGGTTTTAGAGTTCTATAGAAATCTTGAAACTCTTGGTTCTTAG
- a CDS encoding M13 family metallopeptidase, whose amino-acid sequence MNRSLLILMAASLTAQFSFAANAPKGPSSEIPEKREFPLNTKVNPCEDFEAYVCTDVKASFKLRPDRSYHDFAFSDSAERILETKKKFMADLPEAKDLNERTEQLRDFYMSCMNPKARAAAEKEEVKRVQKALKGLETWEDLVTYLNQQQSKGGQFSLASMWSYPDPDDSNKLNVGLFGNLMGLPDQKYYDQPELMKDYQKLLTAFFKNVDPKGKDGKAEDRAKAVIEVEKDFAKVYPTPAQRRERFSERHIATQEEVLKKYPNLKLDILFKKTPKTALVSIPLFEGTDFVNAEIAKRPLSVWKDVALRKSVYPYLDDGYTKFYEQRFAFNKKYFGGPEKRAERQERCTEEVMGNFDKELDAALIDKMFPNFDEAKVQELGTKIRESILAGLENNKWLSKEARKEAIKKIKTARLQLVKPHNDREWDFTPIRRYSKTDMMVNDRLLAEANYSKMLHELTEPNNKDAWGMGPLTVNAYYSPTENKFVLPIGILQYPFYNKDGSMIENLGAVGAVIGHELGHGIDDKGSKFDSAGALREWMKDKDLVEFSKRGERMVEQFNKIEHDGKLTLGENVADLVGLTFAYNAAFPQNKGSLEDKRTFFTGYARLWCTVSRPDFEKLKRKTDPHASGIARINEQVKHQPGFAEAFQCKPGDKMTLPEAERVQIW is encoded by the coding sequence ATGAATCGCTCTTTATTGATTTTGATGGCAGCGAGTCTGACTGCTCAGTTTTCCTTCGCTGCAAACGCTCCCAAAGGCCCTTCTTCTGAAATTCCAGAAAAACGTGAATTTCCCCTAAATACCAAAGTAAATCCTTGTGAGGATTTCGAAGCTTATGTTTGCACGGACGTTAAGGCGTCATTTAAACTTCGCCCAGATCGCAGCTATCATGATTTTGCCTTTAGCGATTCTGCTGAAAGAATTTTAGAAACCAAAAAGAAGTTCATGGCAGATCTTCCAGAAGCCAAAGATTTGAACGAGCGCACAGAGCAACTGCGTGATTTCTATATGTCATGCATGAATCCCAAAGCCCGCGCTGCAGCTGAAAAAGAAGAAGTAAAACGTGTGCAAAAAGCCCTTAAAGGACTTGAGACGTGGGAAGACCTGGTCACCTATTTAAACCAACAGCAATCCAAAGGCGGGCAGTTTTCTCTTGCAAGTATGTGGAGCTATCCTGATCCAGACGATTCTAACAAATTGAATGTCGGTCTTTTTGGAAACCTGATGGGATTGCCTGATCAGAAATACTATGACCAACCTGAATTGATGAAAGACTATCAGAAACTTTTGACGGCATTTTTCAAGAACGTTGATCCAAAAGGCAAAGATGGCAAAGCCGAAGACCGCGCGAAAGCCGTCATCGAGGTTGAAAAGGATTTCGCAAAGGTTTATCCCACTCCCGCTCAACGTCGCGAACGTTTCTCTGAAAGACATATTGCAACTCAAGAAGAGGTTTTGAAAAAGTACCCGAACTTGAAATTGGATATCTTGTTTAAAAAGACTCCCAAAACAGCTTTGGTTTCAATCCCACTTTTCGAGGGCACTGATTTTGTAAATGCTGAAATCGCAAAACGCCCCCTATCAGTCTGGAAAGACGTAGCTCTTAGAAAATCGGTTTATCCTTACTTGGATGACGGTTACACGAAATTCTATGAACAGCGTTTTGCGTTTAATAAAAAGTATTTCGGAGGGCCTGAAAAACGTGCTGAACGCCAAGAGCGTTGTACCGAAGAGGTTATGGGCAACTTTGATAAAGAACTTGATGCTGCCCTGATTGATAAAATGTTCCCAAACTTTGACGAAGCTAAAGTTCAAGAGCTGGGAACAAAAATCCGCGAAAGCATTTTGGCGGGCCTTGAAAACAACAAATGGCTTTCCAAAGAGGCTCGCAAAGAAGCGATTAAGAAAATCAAAACGGCTCGTTTGCAGTTAGTAAAACCCCACAACGACCGGGAGTGGGACTTCACGCCCATTCGTCGTTATTCAAAAACAGATATGATGGTGAATGATCGACTGTTAGCGGAAGCAAACTACAGCAAAATGCTGCACGAGTTGACGGAGCCAAACAATAAAGATGCCTGGGGTATGGGCCCTTTGACTGTGAATGCTTACTACTCCCCGACAGAAAATAAATTCGTACTGCCTATCGGTATCTTGCAGTATCCATTCTATAACAAAGACGGCAGCATGATCGAAAACCTGGGCGCCGTTGGCGCGGTGATTGGTCATGAACTTGGTCACGGTATCGATGACAAGGGTTCAAAATTTGATTCAGCTGGAGCTTTACGTGAATGGATGAAAGATAAAGACTTGGTCGAATTTTCCAAACGTGGCGAGCGCATGGTTGAGCAATTCAACAAAATCGAGCACGACGGTAAACTGACTTTGGGTGAAAACGTGGCCGACTTGGTTGGATTGACGTTTGCTTACAACGCAGCTTTCCCTCAAAACAAAGGAAGTCTCGAAGACAAAAGGACATTCTTTACGGGTTACGCTCGCTTGTGGTGCACAGTTTCTCGACCTGATTTTGAGAAATTGAAAAGAAAAACGGACCCGCATGCATCAGGCATTGCCCGCATCAATGAACAAGTAAAACACCAACCTGGCTTTGCAGAAGCTTTCCAATGCAAACCAGGCGATAAAATGACCCTACCTGAGGCCGAGAGAGTCCAAATCTGGTAA
- the ribD gene encoding bifunctional diaminohydroxyphosphoribosylaminopyrimidine deaminase/5-amino-6-(5-phosphoribosylamino)uracil reductase RibD, whose protein sequence is MALAISEAYKGATRVSPNPLVGCVVLDSTGCFLAAGHHEFYGGPHAEVNAVKNLSSAELKGAHVIVTLEPCAHEGKTPSCAKMLATLPIKKVTFGLIDPNPLVAGQGAEILRQVGIEADVYQGSDLKLDQEMRIKLEEVCEAFLWNFRHKKVFVALKMASSLDGQVALKSGESQWITGSESREYVHYLRASYDGLLVGKGTIDFDNPSLNIRHPHIEKKNKVIVIDGEGELLQKYSDLKVAAAHTSENVFWCVAEELKEDILKKAKHLTDGPQLVFVKTKMGGDLDLEDLLAQLYKQGFRSILVEGGALTASSFVQSKLVNRLYMFQAPIIMGAGGSRSWTETMRIDEMKDKIFVQHPTYKTFGNDFMITGRIE, encoded by the coding sequence ATGGCATTAGCCATCAGTGAGGCATACAAAGGTGCTACTCGTGTCAGTCCTAATCCACTTGTAGGATGTGTGGTTCTTGATTCCACAGGATGCTTTTTGGCGGCTGGTCACCACGAGTTTTACGGCGGTCCCCATGCGGAAGTGAACGCTGTTAAAAATCTTTCCTCGGCAGAACTTAAAGGCGCTCACGTGATCGTAACTCTTGAGCCTTGTGCTCATGAAGGTAAGACTCCTTCATGCGCTAAGATGCTGGCAACTCTGCCAATTAAAAAAGTCACATTCGGTTTGATCGATCCAAATCCATTGGTGGCTGGGCAAGGTGCGGAAATCTTACGTCAAGTAGGCATCGAAGCCGATGTTTATCAAGGCAGCGATTTGAAACTTGATCAAGAGATGCGCATAAAGCTTGAAGAAGTCTGTGAAGCATTTCTTTGGAATTTCCGTCACAAAAAAGTTTTTGTCGCTTTAAAAATGGCAAGCTCCCTAGATGGACAAGTCGCTTTGAAATCGGGCGAAAGTCAGTGGATCACGGGCTCGGAATCTCGAGAATATGTTCACTATTTGCGAGCAAGTTATGATGGCTTGTTAGTAGGTAAAGGCACTATTGATTTTGATAACCCGTCACTGAATATTCGTCATCCGCATATCGAAAAGAAAAACAAAGTCATCGTCATCGATGGCGAAGGTGAACTGCTGCAAAAATATTCTGATCTGAAGGTGGCCGCCGCTCATACTTCAGAAAATGTGTTTTGGTGTGTTGCCGAAGAACTTAAGGAAGATATTTTAAAGAAAGCCAAGCACCTGACTGACGGACCTCAGTTGGTTTTTGTGAAAACAAAAATGGGCGGCGATTTAGATTTGGAAGATCTTTTAGCTCAACTTTACAAACAAGGATTCAGATCCATATTGGTTGAAGGGGGCGCTTTGACGGCAAGTAGTTTTGTCCAAAGCAAACTCGTAAACCGTCTTTATATGTTCCAAGCTCCAATAATTATGGGAGCAGGTGGCTCGAGATCGTGGACCGAGACAATGAGGATTGATGAAATGAAAGACAAAATCTTCGTTCAGCATCCAACCTATAAGACATTTGGAAACGATTTTATGATCACCGGGAGAATTGAATAA
- a CDS encoding DUF4337 domain-containing protein, whose translation MEEIEVPLEQTQEHIQHHALHGGGDSKLINVSAVLSAILAVCAAICALLAGHYSNEAMIEQIKSSDQWSYYQAKGIKGALQEFRLEMNPQTDAAKLVTIKEKIEKYKTDQEKIFEDAKEKEEMSELKLHQHERLAMAVTFFQVAIAIIAIGVLTRKKFFFFMGSGSGLIGSLLFISFLFIK comes from the coding sequence ATGGAAGAAATCGAAGTACCTTTGGAACAAACTCAAGAACACATTCAACATCATGCGCTTCATGGCGGAGGCGACAGTAAGCTGATTAATGTGAGCGCTGTTCTGTCGGCGATCCTGGCTGTCTGTGCTGCTATTTGTGCCTTGCTTGCGGGTCATTATTCGAACGAGGCTATGATCGAACAGATCAAATCCTCTGACCAGTGGTCATACTATCAGGCCAAGGGTATTAAGGGTGCTTTGCAGGAATTCCGTCTGGAGATGAATCCGCAAACCGATGCTGCCAAATTAGTGACGATCAAGGAAAAGATCGAAAAGTATAAAACTGATCAAGAAAAGATCTTTGAAGACGCTAAAGAGAAAGAGGAAATGAGTGAACTAAAACTTCACCAACACGAACGCCTGGCCATGGCCGTTACATTCTTTCAGGTGGCAATCGCTATTATCGCGATCGGCGTTCTGACCCGTAAAAAGTTTTTCTTTTTCATGGGATCTGGATCAGGACTGATCGGATCACTTCTTTTTATCTCATTCCTTTTTATCAAATAG